A stretch of Nonomuraea africana DNA encodes these proteins:
- a CDS encoding IS256 family transposase encodes MSTVIQASTEIDLEDAAVARKKPDNSTDRELVAKLVDQARAEGVELVGENGLLGRLTKLVLESALEGEITDHLGYDKHERSGGETGNTRNGSRAKTVITDVGPVEITVPRDRDGSFEPKIVRKRQRRLSGVDEMVISLAAKGLTTGEISAHLAEVYGAEVSKQTISTITDKVLEGMAEWQNRPLDVVYPVIFIDAIHVKLREGQVANRPIYVAMAVTVDGERDILGLWAGDGGEGAKFWLHVLTEIKNRGVADALMVVCDGLKGLPQAIETVWPQAVVQTCVVHLLRASFRYAARQHWDAIAKALKPVYTAPTEAAALERFYEFAETWGGKYPAIVKLWEDAWAEFVPFLNFDTEIRRVICSTNAIESVNARIRRAVKARGHFPNEQAALKCVYMAIMSLDPTGKGRKRWITRWKAALNAFAITFEGRLNPTTR; translated from the coding sequence ATGAGTACTGTGATCCAGGCATCGACGGAGATCGACCTGGAGGACGCCGCGGTGGCGCGCAAGAAGCCGGACAACTCGACGGATCGGGAGCTGGTGGCCAAGCTGGTCGACCAGGCGCGGGCCGAAGGAGTCGAACTGGTCGGGGAGAACGGGCTGCTGGGCCGGCTGACCAAGCTGGTACTGGAGTCCGCTCTCGAAGGCGAGATCACCGACCATCTCGGCTACGACAAGCACGAACGCTCCGGCGGCGAGACGGGCAACACCCGCAATGGCAGCCGGGCCAAGACCGTCATCACCGACGTCGGGCCGGTGGAGATCACCGTCCCCCGCGATCGGGACGGCAGCTTCGAGCCGAAGATCGTGCGCAAGCGGCAACGACGGCTGTCCGGGGTGGATGAGATGGTCATCTCGCTGGCCGCCAAGGGCCTGACCACCGGCGAGATCTCCGCGCACCTGGCCGAGGTTTACGGCGCTGAGGTCTCCAAGCAGACCATCTCCACCATCACCGACAAGGTGCTGGAGGGGATGGCCGAGTGGCAGAACCGGCCGCTCGATGTCGTCTATCCGGTGATCTTCATTGACGCTATCCACGTCAAGCTGCGTGAGGGCCAGGTCGCCAACCGGCCGATCTACGTGGCGATGGCGGTCACCGTCGACGGCGAGCGTGACATCCTCGGGCTATGGGCCGGCGACGGCGGAGAGGGCGCCAAGTTCTGGCTGCACGTGCTGACCGAGATCAAGAACCGCGGCGTCGCTGACGCGCTGATGGTGGTCTGCGACGGCCTGAAGGGGCTGCCTCAGGCCATCGAGACCGTCTGGCCGCAGGCGGTGGTGCAAACGTGTGTCGTTCACCTGTTGCGCGCCAGCTTCCGCTACGCCGCCCGCCAGCACTGGGACGCCATCGCCAAGGCCCTCAAGCCCGTCTACACCGCCCCGACCGAGGCCGCCGCGCTCGAGCGCTTCTACGAGTTCGCCGAGACCTGGGGCGGCAAGTACCCGGCGATCGTGAAGCTATGGGAGGACGCCTGGGCCGAATTCGTGCCCTTCCTCAACTTCGACACCGAGATCCGCCGGGTGATTTGCTCCACCAACGCCATCGAGTCGGTCAACGCCCGCATCCGGCGGGCAGTCAAGGCCCGCGGCCACTTCCCGAACGAGCAAGCCGCGCTCAAGTGCGTCTACATGGCCATCATGAGCCTGGACCCGACCGGCAAGGGCCGCAAACGCTGGATCACCCGCTGGAAAGCCGCTTTGAACGCCTTCGCCATCACCTTCGAAGGCCGCCTGAACCCGACCACCCGATAA